Below is a genomic region from Flavobacterium ginsengisoli.
AATTTAGACATTCTGAAGCGTATTCTCGTTTGTTGGAAGTTTTAGGATATAATGATGAATTTGAAAGATTATTGGATGTTCCTGTAATTCGCAGACGTGTAGATTATCTTTCGAATGTATTAAAAGACACAAAATCTCAGGATAACAGAAAGTACATGGTTTCCTTGATTTTGTTTAGTATTTTAATTGAAAACGTTTCTCTTTTCAGCCAGTTTGCTATTTTATTGTCATTCACAAGATTCAAAGGATATATGAAAAATGTGAGTAATATCATTGCTTGGACTTCAATCGATGAGCAGATTCATGCTAATGGCGGAATTTATATTATTAATAAAATCCGTGAAGAGTTTCCAGAATATTTCGACGCAGAAACTCTCGAATTAATTAGAGAAACTGTTAGAGAATCAATCACTGTGGAAGCCGATATTTTAGATTGGATTTTTGAAAATGGAGCGATTGAAACGATAAACAAAGAAGACTTGGTAAACTTCATGAAATTTAGAATTGATGAAAGTTTAAAACAAATCAATATCGAAACGATTTTTAATGTTTCTCCCGAAGAGTATTCAAAAATGACTTGGTTTGAAGAAGAAGTTTTTGCAAATAGTTTAGATGATTTCTTTGCGAAACGTCCAGTAGAATATACAAAACACGATAAGAGTATCACAGCAAACGATCTTTTCTAATACAAGCCCATAATACATTATGAATACGATAGACACAAACCCAGCAAATAATAATTTTGAACCACAAAACGACAGCAAAATGTGGTGGAAAAATTCTGAAAGTGAACAGATTTTAAACCGCGGTTATCTTTTAAAAGGAGAAACTGTAGAAGGAGCAATTGATAGAATTTGTACGGCTGCGACAAAAAGGCTTTACAAACCAGAATTGAAAGAGTCTTTCATGGAAATGATCGAAAGAGGTTGGATGAGTATCAGTTCGCCAGTTTGGGCAAATATGGGAACAGAAAGAGGATTGCCAATTTCTTGTTTTAATGTGCACGTTCCAGATAAAATTGAGGGAATTACACATAAACTTGGAGAAGTAATTATGCAAACCAAAATTGGAGGTGGAACTTCTGGTTATTTTGGTGAATTACGCGAACGCGGAAGTGCAGTAACTGATAACGGAAAGAGTAGTGGAGCAGTGAGTTTTATGAAGCTTTTTGACACGGCTATGGATACCATTTCTCAAGGAGGAGTTCGTCGTGGTGCTTTTGCCGCTTATTTAGATGTAGATCATCCAGATATTGAAGAGTTCTTGAAAATTAAAAGTATTGGAAACCCAATTCAGAACTTGTTTACCGGAATCTGTGTGCCAGATTACTGGATGCAAGAAATGATTGATGGAGATGCTGAAAAAAGACAAGTTTGGGCAAAAGTATTAGAAAGCCGTCAGCAAAAAGGATTGCCTTATATTTTCTTTAGCGACAACGTAAATAAAAATAAACCGCAAGTTTATAAAGATCAGAATCTAAGAATCAACGCTAGTAATTTATGCGGCGAGATTATGCTTCCGTCTACGCATGACGAATCATTTATCTGCTGTTTATCTTCTATGAACTTAGAATTATATGAAGAATGGAAAGATACTGAAGCAGTAAAATTAGCGATCTTTTTCTTAGATGCTGTTTTACAAGAATTTATTGAAAAAACAGAAGGAAACTATTATCTTTCTGCGGCAAATAAATTTGCTAAAAGACACCGTGCACTTGGTTTAGGTGTTTTAGGATGGCATTCTTATTTACAGAAAAATATGATTCCGTTTGAAGGAATGGAAGCTAAAATGAAAACAACAGAGATTTTCAAACATATTAGTGACAAAGCTGATAAAGCAAGTCAAGAGTTGGCTAGAATTTACGGAGAACCAGAACTGTTAAAAGGTTACGGAAGACGCAATACTACAACAATGGCAATTGCTCCAACAACATCTTCTTCTGCAATTTTAGGACAAACTTCGCCAGGAATTGAGCCTTTTAGCAGTAATTATTACAAAGCTGGATTAAGCAAAGGTAATTTTATGCGTAAAAATAAATACCTTAAAAAACTGCTTGAAGAAAAAGGTTTGGATAATGAAGAGGTTTGGAGAGGAATTATGCTAAATGGAGGAAGTGTTCAGCACATGGAACAATTGACTCAGCAGGAAAAAGACGTTTTCAAGACGTTTAAAGAAATCAGCCAATTAGAAATTGTACAACAAGCAGGAATTCGTCAGAAATTTGTTGATCAAGGACAAAGTTTAAATCTTAATATCCCAGCAGAATTGGCAATCAAAGATGTAAACCGTTTGATGATTGAAGCTTGGCAACAAGGGGTAAAAAGTTTATACTACCAAAGAAGCCAAAGTGTTTCTAAAGAACTAGTAACAAGTCTTGTTTCTTGCAGCAAC
It encodes:
- a CDS encoding ribonucleotide-diphosphate reductase subunit beta, which translates into the protein MSIFDKRINYKPFEYPEVLQFTEAINKAYWVHTEVDFTADTQDFHAHLDLAEKTAIKNSLLAIAQIEVAVKSFWGNIYEHFPKPEFNGLGTTFAECEFRHSEAYSRLLEVLGYNDEFERLLDVPVIRRRVDYLSNVLKDTKSQDNRKYMVSLILFSILIENVSLFSQFAILLSFTRFKGYMKNVSNIIAWTSIDEQIHANGGIYIINKIREEFPEYFDAETLELIRETVRESITVEADILDWIFENGAIETINKEDLVNFMKFRIDESLKQINIETIFNVSPEEYSKMTWFEEEVFANSLDDFFAKRPVEYTKHDKSITANDLF
- a CDS encoding ribonucleoside-diphosphate reductase subunit alpha, which translates into the protein MWWKNSESEQILNRGYLLKGETVEGAIDRICTAATKRLYKPELKESFMEMIERGWMSISSPVWANMGTERGLPISCFNVHVPDKIEGITHKLGEVIMQTKIGGGTSGYFGELRERGSAVTDNGKSSGAVSFMKLFDTAMDTISQGGVRRGAFAAYLDVDHPDIEEFLKIKSIGNPIQNLFTGICVPDYWMQEMIDGDAEKRQVWAKVLESRQQKGLPYIFFSDNVNKNKPQVYKDQNLRINASNLCGEIMLPSTHDESFICCLSSMNLELYEEWKDTEAVKLAIFFLDAVLQEFIEKTEGNYYLSAANKFAKRHRALGLGVLGWHSYLQKNMIPFEGMEAKMKTTEIFKHISDKADKASQELARIYGEPELLKGYGRRNTTTMAIAPTTSSSAILGQTSPGIEPFSSNYYKAGLSKGNFMRKNKYLKKLLEEKGLDNEEVWRGIMLNGGSVQHMEQLTQQEKDVFKTFKEISQLEIVQQAGIRQKFVDQGQSLNLNIPAELAIKDVNRLMIEAWQQGVKSLYYQRSQSVSKELVTSLVSCSNCES